From a single Lactococcus allomyrinae genomic region:
- a CDS encoding DUF4176 domain-containing protein produces the protein MAKDEVSLLPLGTILKLKNDEISRIIVARAIKKDNSGIILDRYKVAPHPEGDTPNTEVFSIEADQIEKVIFKGYSDEADEKFLNQLIKMMDKTPAKVSAEEQVEQSSVVLEKQVAPEASGSAVSSTASQINQQSLLDDDPFYKFRG, from the coding sequence ATGGCAAAAGATGAAGTAAGCTTACTTCCGTTAGGCACAATTTTAAAATTGAAAAATGATGAAATAAGCCGTATTATTGTAGCAAGAGCTATTAAGAAAGATAACTCCGGCATCATTTTAGATCGTTATAAAGTTGCCCCTCATCCAGAAGGAGATACGCCAAATACAGAAGTCTTTTCTATTGAAGCAGATCAAATTGAAAAAGTGATTTTTAAGGGGTATTCTGATGAGGCGGACGAAAAATTTTTGAATCAGTTGATTAAGATGATGGACAAAACTCCTGCGAAGGTTTCAGCGGAAGAACAAGTGGAACAAAGTTCAGTAGTTTTAGAAAAACAAGTAGCGCCGGAAGCTTCTGGTTCTGCAGTAAGCTCAACGGCTTCTCAAATCAATCAGCAAAGTTTGTTGGATGATGATCCATTTTATAAATTTAGAGGATAG